From Vibrio crassostreae, one genomic window encodes:
- the yfbR gene encoding 5'-deoxynucleotidase yields MKQSHFFAHLARMKLIQRWPLMRSVSSENISEHSLQVAFVAHALALIKNKKFDGQLNPEHIALLGMYHDTSEVLTGDLPTPVKYYNPDIAQEYKKIEAAAEQRLLSMLPEEFRDDFAPFLISGTASKEEQSIVKQADTICAYLKCLEELSAGNHEYEQAKRRLEETLEQRKSPEMDYFLTTFAPSFELSLDEIS; encoded by the coding sequence ATGAAACAGAGCCATTTCTTCGCCCATCTCGCACGCATGAAGCTGATTCAACGTTGGCCCCTGATGCGATCTGTTTCAAGCGAGAACATTTCAGAACACAGCCTACAGGTCGCTTTCGTTGCCCACGCTTTGGCGCTGATCAAAAACAAGAAGTTTGATGGTCAACTTAATCCTGAGCATATTGCTCTGCTTGGCATGTACCACGACACCAGTGAGGTACTGACAGGTGATTTGCCAACGCCAGTTAAATACTACAACCCGGATATCGCCCAAGAATATAAGAAGATAGAAGCCGCAGCAGAGCAAAGACTGCTTTCTATGTTGCCAGAGGAGTTCCGAGACGACTTCGCCCCATTTTTAATATCTGGAACAGCGAGTAAAGAAGAGCAAAGCATCGTCAAGCAGGCCGACACCATCTGTGCTTACCTGAAATGCTTGGAAGAGCTCAGTGCGGGCAATCATGAATACGAGCAAGCCAAGCGCCGACTGGAAGAGACACTCGAACAACGCAAAAGCCCAGAAATGGACTACTTTCTCACCACATTTGCGCCAAGCTTTGAATTATCACTAGACGAGATAAGCTAG